In Liquorilactobacillus nagelii DSM 13675, the following proteins share a genomic window:
- the secY2 gene encoding accessory Sec system protein translocase subunit SecY2, which translates to MKKNQKQNESTRIILKKISWTALILIVYDIGRHIPLPFNDYKMIKQLMINDHLLALSGSATGANLSQISLFSLGLGPWMSAMIIWQLLVMIKKFSFDKLSKREASFFQLLITLFIALIEAWGLLLGLRLVEMNLLKTLIIILTMVSGSFFLIWLANMNAINGIGGTVTVVLFGMIASIAQQVKPIFKVKLTSWNYAFWLILIMVVGLLLILMAVILDKAEYRIIIHRILINNKFNQQTYLPVRLNPGGGMAIMFGLSLLLVPNYLIRILHNFNQQNMLIYWLSKNIGLNSYFGVSIYVIILVSLSIVFGFVNVDAEKISENLRKSGDYIINCQPGVPTQAYLQRYIKLFSTLGAFFTGLIAGCPLYLGVIYSQYSTTLMLPGFLLMSVSML; encoded by the coding sequence GTGAAAAAAAATCAAAAACAAAATGAAAGTACTAGAATAATTTTAAAAAAAATTTCTTGGACAGCTTTGATTTTAATAGTTTATGATATCGGTCGTCATATTCCTTTGCCGTTTAATGACTATAAAATGATTAAGCAATTAATGATTAATGATCACTTATTGGCTTTATCAGGCAGTGCCACGGGAGCTAATTTATCGCAAATTTCTTTATTTTCTTTGGGACTTGGGCCCTGGATGTCGGCGATGATTATTTGGCAACTGCTGGTGATGATTAAAAAGTTTAGTTTTGATAAATTGAGTAAACGAGAAGCAAGCTTTTTTCAGTTATTGATAACGCTTTTTATTGCTCTGATTGAAGCTTGGGGCCTGTTATTAGGGCTAAGATTGGTAGAAATGAATTTGTTGAAAACCTTAATTATTATTTTGACGATGGTCAGTGGCAGTTTCTTTTTGATTTGGTTGGCTAATATGAACGCAATTAATGGAATTGGAGGAACGGTGACTGTCGTTTTATTCGGAATGATTGCTAGTATTGCTCAACAAGTAAAGCCGATTTTTAAAGTTAAATTAACTTCTTGGAATTATGCATTTTGGCTTATATTAATTATGGTTGTTGGGTTGTTACTTATATTGATGGCGGTGATTTTAGATAAAGCAGAGTATCGAATAATAATCCATCGAATTTTAATTAATAATAAATTTAATCAACAAACATATTTACCCGTTAGGCTTAACCCAGGTGGCGGGATGGCGATTATGTTTGGATTATCACTATTGCTAGTTCCCAATTATCTTATTCGTATTTTACACAACTTTAACCAGCAAAATATGTTGATTTATTGGCTTTCAAAAAATATTGGACTTAATTCGTATTTCGGTGTTTCAATTTACGTAATCATTTTAGTTAGTTTATCAATTGTTTTTGGCTTTGTTAATGTTGATGCAGAAAAGATTTCCGAAAATTTGAGAAAATCAGGTGATTATATAATTAATTGTCAGCCAGGAGTTCCCACGCAAGCATATTTGCAAAGATATATAAAGCTATTTTCAACGTTGGGAGCTTTTTTTACAGGCCTCATTGCTGGATGTCCGCTGTATTTGGGAGTTATCTATTCTCAATACAGCACAACATTGATGTTGCCCGGTTTTTTATTAATGTCCGTTAGTATGCTGTGA
- the asp1 gene encoding accessory Sec system protein Asp1 — MFYFLPDWQQSENFWENTAEPWYRETRKIEFDDTINQLRMLIKANQSSKMLILSYSPFLRSFLQRQDILGVNSFNAFDVIQGINLKYMRSLNFTDLNWPTDIEFSYTPFLVIARRQDQLYARIEFASNGRLLKIIRFLNDKSSETLLFDDRGFLSSLIYQNKSISEKQQTFFDLNGNWRIKVNYPAMNVEVNPNFYTEFMQKKYDNIEELIVEKFCQYLTKCFSKKDTLIVAAAERQINLVNKIDLPRKQVVFSFFAQRQDIDKQQIVKLTKKAATFIADTDKTVSQLNSISSHTDYPAEVVQISPFDSRLELGHSQQVKKLKILLLVNRLDISDQKPVLSELIKTMKQNQLIELVLVDYQNTQTYWKKVVQQVIQQQKAEDLFVFADQQQIVSKVKNENDFNSTKRKIIWCFLQSEEDVIRQLSDTRLVIDLAKEPDLFLQIASISAGIPQINQVKTSYVEDHKNGLIIKKIDQLKQAVNFYLVGLTNWNQALVYAAKRISEYSSKNLIKKWQKISKEAE; from the coding sequence ATGTTTTATTTTTTGCCTGATTGGCAGCAATCAGAAAATTTTTGGGAAAATACAGCTGAACCTTGGTACCGTGAAACAAGAAAAATTGAATTTGATGACACAATTAATCAGTTGCGGATGCTGATTAAAGCTAACCAGTCTAGTAAAATGCTTATTTTAAGCTATTCTCCATTTTTGCGTAGCTTTTTACAGCGACAAGATATTCTAGGGGTAAATAGTTTTAATGCTTTTGATGTAATTCAAGGTATCAATTTGAAATATATGCGGTCGTTAAATTTTACAGATTTGAATTGGCCCACTGATATTGAATTTAGTTATACGCCATTTTTGGTTATTGCCCGCCGACAAGATCAGCTTTATGCCCGAATTGAGTTTGCTTCAAATGGGCGATTACTAAAAATTATTCGGTTTTTAAATGATAAGTCGTCTGAGACTTTATTGTTTGATGATCGTGGCTTTTTGTCGAGTTTAATTTATCAAAATAAATCAATCTCTGAAAAACAGCAAACTTTTTTTGACTTAAACGGAAATTGGAGAATAAAAGTAAATTATCCAGCTATGAATGTGGAAGTTAATCCAAATTTTTATACTGAATTTATGCAAAAAAAATACGATAACATTGAAGAATTAATCGTTGAGAAATTTTGCCAGTATTTAACTAAGTGTTTTTCTAAAAAGGATACTTTAATTGTGGCTGCTGCTGAGAGACAAATCAATTTGGTAAACAAAATTGACTTACCTCGAAAACAGGTAGTTTTTTCTTTTTTTGCACAACGTCAAGATATCGATAAACAACAAATTGTCAAATTGACTAAAAAAGCCGCTACTTTTATTGCCGACACAGATAAAACTGTCAGTCAATTAAATTCAATCAGCTCTCATACTGATTATCCAGCAGAAGTAGTGCAAATTTCCCCATTTGATAGCAGATTAGAATTAGGACATAGTCAACAAGTAAAAAAATTAAAAATTTTGTTATTGGTTAACAGACTTGATATTAGTGATCAAAAGCCCGTTTTAAGTGAACTTATCAAGACAATGAAACAAAATCAATTGATTGAGCTAGTCTTGGTTGATTATCAAAATACTCAGACTTATTGGAAGAAAGTTGTGCAGCAAGTAATTCAGCAACAAAAAGCTGAGGACTTGTTTGTTTTTGCAGATCAGCAACAAATTGTTTCAAAAGTTAAAAATGAAAATGATTTTAATTCTACCAAGAGAAAAATTATATGGTGTTTTTTACAAAGTGAAGAAGATGTTATTAGACAATTATCTGATACCAGGTTAGTTATAGACTTAGCTAAAGAACCTGACCTTTTTTTACAAATTGCAAGTATAAGCGCAGGAATTCCACAAATTAATCAAGTAAAAACTAGCTATGTTGAAGATCACAAAAATGGTTTGATAATTAAGAAAATCGACCAGTTAAAGCAGGCAGTTAATTTTTATTTAGTAGGTTTGACAAACTGGAATCAAGCTTTAGTATATGCGGCAAAAAGAATTTCAGAATATTCGAGTAAAAACTTGATAAAAAAATGGCAAAAAATTTCAAAGGAAGCGGAGTAA
- the asp2 gene encoding accessory Sec system protein Asp2 → MNPQKISVLQVGVSDWSKKFSLPDQLKWDFITVEKAQKKLLLKDGFKPRVLMLTDLEQLDDLNETIRKTAPVYAVLYPQEQKSISPKIVDFLKNKRAVAVSLKDPTKLLKKIALSFFDNQSGIKLGVNNIEINPAFNGTQRYHGNSSLELDSNYGSEYRPLVYWRNSMYVDPGKRVEVWLEYLKEESVNLKLQFFETANGSTENEQPTWTLSEQQLQQPEILERTHNEKNGSYLNAVLWIKGQGKIEISSLHFRWSRYEFGNLIVGGQRMVDRFRQEFFYYFDPGDLKPPLNVYFAGYRSLEGFEGYGMLKKLGAPFLLFTDPRLEGGNFYIGSQEYEQKLLGVIKKVVAELGFTQQQIILSGISMGTFAALYYGSFLKAHAIILGKPLINLGLIAENNRLLRPQEFDTSLDILMSGKAKGSSSKDLNHYIWRKLLQGNFKETVIAAAYMKNDDYDGLAFKQLVHQLQPQQVKILGKGWIGRHNDNTPAIISWFLNQYNYFLRNDFERNNYE, encoded by the coding sequence ATGAATCCTCAAAAAATTTCTGTGCTTCAAGTTGGAGTGAGTGATTGGTCTAAAAAGTTTTCCTTGCCTGATCAGTTGAAATGGGATTTTATAACGGTTGAAAAGGCACAAAAGAAACTTCTTTTGAAAGATGGCTTTAAGCCGCGAGTACTTATGCTGACTGATCTGGAGCAATTAGATGACTTAAATGAAACAATTAGAAAAACTGCACCAGTTTATGCAGTTTTATATCCGCAAGAGCAAAAGTCAATAAGTCCAAAAATTGTTGATTTTTTAAAGAATAAGAGAGCAGTTGCAGTTTCCCTAAAGGATCCAACAAAATTGTTGAAAAAAATTGCATTAAGCTTTTTTGATAACCAAAGTGGGATTAAATTAGGAGTCAATAATATTGAGATTAATCCGGCTTTTAATGGAACACAGAGATATCATGGTAATTCAAGCTTGGAATTAGATAGTAACTATGGTTCAGAGTATCGTCCATTAGTCTATTGGCGAAATAGCATGTATGTTGATCCAGGAAAAAGAGTAGAAGTTTGGCTAGAGTATTTGAAGGAAGAGAGTGTAAATTTAAAATTACAGTTTTTTGAAACTGCAAATGGATCAACTGAAAATGAACAACCAACTTGGACCTTGAGTGAACAACAGTTGCAGCAACCAGAAATTTTGGAACGAACGCATAATGAAAAAAATGGGTCGTATTTAAATGCAGTACTTTGGATCAAAGGTCAGGGCAAAATAGAAATAAGTTCATTGCATTTTCGTTGGTCACGGTACGAATTCGGAAATTTAATAGTTGGCGGTCAACGCATGGTGGATCGATTTCGACAGGAGTTTTTTTATTACTTTGATCCGGGTGATCTTAAACCACCGCTAAATGTTTATTTTGCAGGTTATCGTTCGCTTGAAGGCTTTGAAGGATATGGTATGTTGAAAAAGCTAGGTGCACCATTTTTGCTATTCACTGATCCTAGATTAGAAGGAGGGAACTTTTACATTGGCTCTCAGGAATATGAGCAAAAACTTTTAGGGGTTATAAAAAAAGTAGTGGCAGAACTAGGCTTTACTCAACAGCAGATAATTCTTTCAGGAATTTCAATGGGAACCTTTGCCGCGCTCTACTATGGCAGTTTTCTAAAAGCACATGCTATTATTCTCGGGAAACCTTTAATAAATCTTGGGTTGATTGCTGAAAATAACAGACTTTTGCGTCCGCAAGAATTTGATACTTCATTGGATATATTAATGAGTGGGAAAGCCAAGGGGTCAAGTAGTAAGGATTTGAATCACTATATCTGGCGAAAGTTACTGCAGGGAAATTTTAAAGAGACTGTTATAGCTGCAGCTTATATGAAAAATGATGATTATGATGGTTTAGCTTTTAAACAACTTGTTCACCAATTACAGCCACAACAGGTAAAGATTTTGGGTAAGGGGTGGATTGGCAGACATAATGATAATACACCTGCAATAATAAGTTGGTTTCTAAACCAATATAATTATTTTTTAAGAAATGATTTCGAAAGGAATAATTATGAATAA
- the asp3 gene encoding accessory Sec system protein Asp3: MNNYAVNLIFWENTASTYLYGSSISFLSKEHVTFANNLMSPGKKIVEWYSQTNYQAQRFCPQLPLLTPKHSYVLRLRARTEPAKSVLVRLSFYNHGGQLIGQKFISGFQGEFVYPTMSASYSIALLNAGCQEINFQRLELMDSRYTLPQNDNFFFSKFNQGRNSKLHIFFLEPTLRTVELPIKINLEKKIGGNILLIGSSFINAHLYIDPEVKSRILAEAKSAEMIFYGAGPISNFAACYYSKLFSASNKLSKRWFTTEQYLNIIQREQLPIVAAKLINSLPSSAMNDNISGDSLSLIPPNLYSNQESLFKEIQQEIDN, translated from the coding sequence ATGAATAATTATGCTGTAAATTTAATATTCTGGGAGAACACAGCATCAACCTATCTCTATGGGTCAAGTATCAGTTTTTTAAGTAAAGAACATGTGACCTTTGCGAATAACTTAATGTCGCCAGGAAAAAAAATTGTTGAATGGTATTCACAAACTAACTATCAAGCGCAACGATTTTGCCCACAATTACCGTTATTAACCCCAAAGCATAGTTATGTTTTAAGATTACGAGCTCGGACTGAACCAGCCAAGTCAGTGTTAGTTCGACTAAGTTTTTATAACCATGGTGGGCAGTTGATTGGGCAAAAATTTATTTCTGGTTTTCAAGGGGAATTTGTTTATCCAACAATGTCTGCCAGTTATAGCATTGCATTATTGAATGCTGGGTGCCAGGAAATTAATTTTCAAAGACTGGAATTAATGGACAGTCGCTACACTTTACCTCAAAATGATAATTTCTTTTTTTCAAAGTTTAACCAAGGGAGAAATTCAAAATTACATATTTTCTTTCTAGAACCGACATTAAGGACAGTTGAGCTTCCAATTAAAATTAATTTAGAAAAAAAAATAGGTGGGAATATATTATTGATTGGTAGCTCATTTATAAATGCTCATCTCTATATTGATCCAGAAGTGAAATCACGAATCTTAGCTGAGGCCAAAAGTGCAGAAATGATTTTCTACGGTGCCGGACCAATTTCAAATTTTGCTGCATGTTACTATAGCAAATTGTTTTCGGCATCAAATAAGCTCTCAAAGAGATGGTTTACTACTGAACAATATTTAAATATTATTCAGCGAGAGCAGTTGCCAATTGTTGCTGCAAAATTAATTAATTCACTTCCAAGTTCAGCTATGAATGACAATATTTCGGGGGATTCTTTGTCACTTATTCCGCCAAACCTGTATAGCAATCAAGAATCGTTATTTAAGGAAATCCAACAAGAAATTGATAATTAG